TGCTGGTGGCTATAGAGAAGTGGAAATACCCAGCTCCATTCCGAACCTGGAAGTCAAGCACTTCATCGCTGATAATACTGCACCTTTCAGGTGTGGAAACGTAAGCCGCTGCCAGCTTTGAGTATTTGTGCTAAAAAAGATTTGCATCTTTTTCAGGGACAAATTTTATTTACAGGCTTAGTTTTAGACATCATCAGATGTTTAACCCTAGGCCTTTTTTTATGTCTGCATTTTACTGCTTTATTGTGTCTTACTACTCCAATCTATTATTTACTACACAAATTCTTTCTATTGTACAATATACTATTTGGATTTTAAGATAGGTTAGGTGATTTTCTGAAAGTGAAATCAGTTTATACGTTTCTCTTTTTTATTGTTTGTATACCATTTATATAAACCAAATAAGCTGATGACTATCCAAAAGAATTCTATGATGACTGAAGCCAGATTCCAATTGTATGTTAAAGAGTAAAGAATCATTAATGAGCCCAAGGCATTTAGAAATGAATACCCAAAACCGTTTGCATTGATTCTCTCTAATTGTAAAAGTAAATAGGTAAGTACCACAATAGATACACCAATTACTCCTATAATATTAATCCACATGTGTATTTGTTTTAAATCGATGACTTAAGGCTTTGATATTGAGCTGATGACACAGTTTTACTCCATATAAATAGATAATCCAAGAGATGTATATCCAAAAGAAGAAAAACAACAACGTTGCCAGTGAGCCATAAATGGTTGTATAGGTTTTATTATAAACCACATAGTAGACAAATAGGTTTTTAGTAACGCTGAGCGTTACAAGTGTTAGAAATGAACTTATAAGAGCTGCTTTATTATCGATGTATCGATTGACCGTTAATTTAAATAATCCAAAGAAAATAATCCACGCAAAACAAAAAGAGAGTAAGAAATTAAAAAATGCATTGTCAAACAAAGCAATCATAACTAAATAAGCAACAAATAAAATAGGAAATACCAATATAAATGATAGATAAAAGAAAAACGAAGCATAAATCGATTTTCGTTTTGCTTTGTGAATTTTATTGACAATGTATTCAAAGTCTTTAAAAAACATGGTAAATACAAACAGCATGTAAATAATACCAATTGAACCTAAGTGATTTGAGTTTGAAATGAAATTCTCAATTTGTGTGATGAATTGTTTGGAGTGCGTAGGGTTTAATAACTCTAAGATATATTGCATAAAGATTTCAATGTAGTTGTCAAACTGAGGTAAGCTTGATACTATGGAAATAGCTAAAGCAATAATGGGAAGAATAGAGAAAATAGTGAAAAAACTTAAGCTGGCTGCATAATACGTGGTGTCGTCATTAAAAAACGAATCCAATGCAGATATCAGCTTTTGAAAAGGAGTTTTTTCGACTCTTTTCTCTTTTTTCATTTAAAGTCCCATTTTAAATGGATTTAAAATATTATTGGGGTCAAATGCTTTTTTGATGCTTTTAAAGAGTTCCATCTCAGCTTGGTTAAAAGCGATGTTCATAAATGGAGCTTTTGATAATCCAATACCGTGTTCACCTGAAAGTGTACCTCCCATATCAACAACCAGTTGAAAAATCTCTTCGATGGCTTTGTGTCCATCGGCCATCTCTTGTTCATTGTTTTTATCTTTAACCATGACATTAACATGGATGTTTCCATCTCCAGAGTGTCCAAAACATGGTGCTTTTAAACCATATTTATCGGCAATTTTGTAAATCTCTTCAAGAGCTTCTGGCAGTTTACTTCTTGGAACTGAAATATCTTCATTGAGTTTTTTAGTACCGTACACCATGGTTGCAGGACTTGCATTTTTACGTGCAAACCAGAGTTTATCTGCCTCTTCATCACTTTGAGCTACGATAAAGCCATTGGAACCATTATCTTTAAAAGATTGTTTGAGTGTTTCAAGTTGTGAAGTGATTTCAGCTTCAGATGAACCATCCACATCTCCCACTAAAATACCACCTGCATTTTGTGGCAGGTCAATATCTGGGAATTTTTGTTTGAGAGCATCAATCACTAAGGCATCTAAAAACTCCATCGCCACTGGGTTCGCTCCAGCTGCAAGTGATTTAAATACTGCATTCATCGCTTTGGTTACATCAGGAAAAATACCCATGTATGTTTTTTTCAATTTTGGTTTAGGAATAAGTTTCAAGGTAATTTGAGTAATAACCGCCAATGTTCCTTCTGAAGCAATCAAAATACCTGCAGTGTTATATCCTGCTACATCTTTAATGGTCTTTTTACCTGCAGTGATGATCTCTCCGTTTGGAAGTACGGCTCGTAAAGCGACAACGTAATCTTTTGTAATACCATATTTAGCCGCTCTCATACCACCTGCATTTTCAGCAACATTGCCACCTAAAGTACAGTACATCTCGCTTGCTGGATCTGGTGGGTAAAAAAGTCCTACAGCTTCAGCTGCTTTTTGAAAATCCATATTGATAACACCTGGTTGTACAATCCCAAGCATGTTTTCCATATCAATTTCAAGGATTTGATTCATGTGTCTTTCAAGTGAAAGAATGATTCCTCCATTCGCAGGAAGCGCACCACCTGTAAAACAAGAACCTGCACCTCGCGGAACGATAATGATTTTATGTTCGTTACAATATTTTAAAATATTTGATACATCTTGTTCATCTCTTGGAAAAACCACGGCATCAGGTTCAAATCGTTCTCTTGTTGCATCATAACAGTATGCAATGAGGTGTGCTTTGTCTGATTTGACATTCTCAACTCCAACAATGCTTTTAAAATGATTTAAGTGTTTATTGTCTAACATCCGTTAATCCTAAAAGATTCATATAGTATGCTTCATAATTCTCTTGGTGTGTTTTTTGACCATCTGCAAGTTTCAAGTCCTCATTGAGGTACTCTTCTTCAGTTTGCTCATTGGCACCCACTAAGTCTTTAATGATGTCAATGTAACCATCAAAATCGATATCCCAGAATGCTTTGTCAATCTCTGCAACTCGCGTATAAAATGGCAGTTGTTCATCATTGTTTGAGTAAAGAACAGGATATGAGTGTAAGACTGAAAATGTTTTTGCATCCACCACATAGACTTGACTGTTTACAACAAAAAATATGGTACCAATGTTTTGGAATTTACTGAATTTAATAAATGTCTTTTTTGAAGGCAATGGTTCATTTTCAAGTTTTAAGTGCGTTGCAAAAATATCTGAATGTAAAAAGTTATTCTTTTTGAATTTTTCTCTTACCACACTGAAACTTTGTGAGGTGGGTGCAATTAAAAGTGAAGCGTCATACAAGTAGTTCAGAATAAAAGTGTCACCATTGGCACTTTTTCTGTTGGTTGTAGGAATAGCGTCTTGCTCTAAATCGTCAAATTGTGAGAGTCGTAAAACAGAGTAGCTTTCATTACTGTTTATTACATGTGCATTGTTTAC
This genomic window from Candidatus Marinarcus aquaticus contains:
- a CDS encoding CBU_0592 family membrane protein; the protein is MWINIIGVIGVSIVVLTYLLLQLERINANGFGYSFLNALGSLMILYSLTYNWNLASVIIEFFWIVISLFGLYKWYTNNKKEKRIN
- a CDS encoding FAD-binding oxidoreductase translates to MLDNKHLNHFKSIVGVENVKSDKAHLIAYCYDATRERFEPDAVVFPRDEQDVSNILKYCNEHKIIIVPRGAGSCFTGGALPANGGIILSLERHMNQILEIDMENMLGIVQPGVINMDFQKAAEAVGLFYPPDPASEMYCTLGGNVAENAGGMRAAKYGITKDYVVALRAVLPNGEIITAGKKTIKDVAGYNTAGILIASEGTLAVITQITLKLIPKPKLKKTYMGIFPDVTKAMNAVFKSLAAGANPVAMEFLDALVIDALKQKFPDIDLPQNAGGILVGDVDGSSEAEITSQLETLKQSFKDNGSNGFIVAQSDEEADKLWFARKNASPATMVYGTKKLNEDISVPRSKLPEALEEIYKIADKYGLKAPCFGHSGDGNIHVNVMVKDKNNEQEMADGHKAIEEIFQLVVDMGGTLSGEHGIGLSKAPFMNIAFNQAEMELFKSIKKAFDPNNILNPFKMGL
- a CDS encoding YihY/virulence factor BrkB family protein gives rise to the protein MKKEKRVEKTPFQKLISALDSFFNDDTTYYAASLSFFTIFSILPIIALAISIVSSLPQFDNYIEIFMQYILELLNPTHSKQFITQIENFISNSNHLGSIGIIYMLFVFTMFFKDFEYIVNKIHKAKRKSIYASFFFYLSFILVFPILFVAYLVMIALFDNAFFNFLLSFCFAWIIFFGLFKLTVNRYIDNKAALISSFLTLVTLSVTKNLFVYYVVYNKTYTTIYGSLATLLFFFFWIYISWIIYLYGVKLCHQLNIKALSHRFKTNTHVD
- a CDS encoding plasminogen-binding N-terminal domain-containing protein; its protein translation is MKNKILLLCASLFVTLSLQAKETICYKKDWLSPGTIETTTLDGGECNSTFSVIEMKEKGWNIKDIQVSSSKKGLNYTYTFTDVQPKVSKFLNAKKEVTIPSFDIQYTKIYDVSNNEAKINIANLKKGQSGIVVHTYEDGKSVIVNNAHVINSNESYSVLRLSQFDDLEQDAIPTTNRKSANGDTFILNYLYDASLLIAPTSQSFSVVREKFKKNNFLHSDIFATHLKLENEPLPSKKTFIKFSKFQNIGTIFFVVNSQVYVVDAKTFSVLHSYPVLYSNNDEQLPFYTRVAEIDKAFWDIDFDGYIDIIKDLVGANEQTEEEYLNEDLKLADGQKTHQENYEAYYMNLLGLTDVRQ